The segment GCGATCGCCGCCCTCGTCGTCATGACGACCCCGATGGCCTTGGCCCAGGCGCCGACGACGCAGAACGACCTCGTGGTGGGCGTGATCGTGCTCGCAATCGTCTCCATCTGCCTGCGCCGACCGAGGCAGCAGGTGTGGGCCGACGGGCTGGTGCTGGCCGTCCTCGGCGCCGCCAGCTTCATGGCCAAGCCCACTGCGCTGATCGTCGCGCCGTTCGGCCTGCTCTGGGTGTGGCGCCAGCTGCGCCTCTCCCCGGCCCGGCTGGTGCCCGTAGGCCTCATGATCGTGGTCGCCTTCGCCGTGATGGCAGGCCCTTTCCTCGCCCGCAACACCGCTGAGTTCGACCGGCCGCTGGGTCCGTCGGAGTACCAGACAACGGTCCGCTCGCCGGGACTGGTGCCCACGGTCGAGAACGCCGTCCGGCTGATTGGGGTGAACGTCGGCACACCGCGCCCCGGCCTCAACGGACGCATCAGCCGGGCCATCAGAGAGGGCATGACGAAGGTCGGGCTCGACCCGGACGACCCACGGACGACATACCCGGGCACGCGGTTCGACGTCCCGTTCGGCCGCAGCGAGGACATCACGGGGAACGCGCTGCTGCTGATCCTGACGACAACCGCAGGGGCGGTGACCCTCCTCCGCCGGGACCTGCGCGCCAAGGCCGGCGTTTACGTCGGTCTGCTCACGGCCGCAACCGTGACCTTCTGCGTCGTTCTGACGTGGCAGCCATGGATCAACCGGCTCGCCCTGCCGCTCGCCTTGCTGAGCGCGCCGGTCGTCGCCGTCGCGGCCATCGGGGTGCTGCCACGCTGGCCCCGACGCGTCCTCGTCGCCGCCCTCGTCGCCGCGTCATTGCCGTGGGCGATCAATATCCAGGTCCGCAGCCTGGTCGGCTCGGCGTCCGTGCTGCAGGGGGACGACACGGCCGAGCGGTTCTATGCCAGGCCGCCGCTTTTCCAGCCGTACGTCACGACGCTCGCGCAGCTGCGCAAGAGCGGCCAGAGCAGGTTCGGGCTGGTTCAGGCGCTCGACGACTGGGAGTACCCCTGGTGGGCGCTGCAGCCGGCAGGCCCGGCCGGAAACCCGGCCATGATGCCTGTCGACATCACGGACACGCCCGCGACCGCCTGGGAGGACGCGGGGTTCGAGGTCGTGGTCTGCACGAGGCCGTGCACGCCGCCCACGGGCTGGACTGCCCGGGACATGGGTGCAGGCGTGACGCTCGTCTCCCGCTGACGTCCGCGACCGGGGCGGGTTCCGACGCGCCCCGGTCATGGGCCGGGCGACGACCGGCTACGGCTCGAGCGGGCGCCGCGCCACAGCGAAGACCGACTGGCCGAAGGGGGGCCGGAAGCGCTGCTCCGCCTTCCGGAGCAGCGGCACCATCGCGCCGTCGTAGACCCGCAGTGGCAGGCCCGCCTTCGGCCGGCCGCGCAACGCCTTCATCATGACCAGCCAGGCGACGAGCCCCACCGGGTTGACGTAGCGCACCTGCACAGGCTCGAGGCCGGCGGCGGTGAGCGCGTCGTTCATCATCCTGATGGTGTAGCGCCTGTAGTGGCCGATGCTCACGTCGAAACGGCTCATGGCGAAATTGAAGGCCGGGACGATGAAGACGAGATTGCCCCCGGGCCTCACCAGGCCCGCGAAGCTGCGCAGCGCCGCCGTGTCGTCCTCGATGTGCTCCAGCACGTTGAGCGCGACGACCGCGGTGTGCATGGCCGTATCCACGACCGGCGCCTGCAGCTCACGAACGGTGACCCGCTGATTGCCCGCGAACCTCTCGCTCAACATGGCAAGGCGAGACGGATCGGCCTCCGACACGGTGATGCGCGGCAGGCCGGACCGGATCCACTCCTCGGCATAATCCCCGTTCCCGGACCCGATCTCGAGAGCATCGTCCCCGAGATAGGGCTGCGCCAGGCCAGCCAGCCAGGCCCGGTAGTTGTGGGCTGAGGACAGGTCCTCGAGGATCAGCGTCTGAAACTCACTCACGCGCTCAGACCGCCCGGCCGGCGAGGGCCTGCTCGACGGGCGCCGGCGGCCGGTAGGTGACGCGGAGCCGGCCGAGGATCCAGAGCGCCTCGACGCCGTCCTTCCAGGTCAGCTTCTTGCCCTCTTCGCGACGGCGAGCTTTGTAGCTGATCGGCACCTCGTAGGGGCGCACCCCGCTCTTGAGCAGCTTGCCGGTCAGCTCGGCCTCCATGCCGAAGCCCGCCGAGCGCACGTCGAGCGCGCGGTACAGGTCCAGCGGCAGCAGCTTGAAGCACGTCTCGAGATCGCTGATCCACGCGTCATAAAGAACATTGGCGGCCATCGTCACACCCTTGTTCCCCATGACGTACCAGAAGGAGAAGGCGGTGTGACTGCCGAAGCTGCGCGTGCCATAGACCACCGAGGCCTCGTTGTCCAGAACGGGGCGCAGCAGCCCGGGGATCTCCTCGGGCGCGTACTCGAGGTCCGCGTCGCACATGATGACGTAATCACCGGTGGCGAGGCCCGCGGCCGTTCGGATAGCGGCGCCCTTGCCCGCGTTCTGGGCGTGGTCGTGGCGGGTGACCCGCGGGTCCGTGATTCCGTCGAGGATCTTTCCGGTCCCGTCCACGCTGCCGTCGTTGACGATCACGAGCTCCATGTCGCAGCCGTAATCGACCGCGAGCACGCGCTCCAAGGCGTGCGCGAGCGTGCGCTCCTCGTTGTACACGGGCATGAGGATCGACAGCTTCACGGGGCGCACTCCGTCCGAACGGAAGATTGGCAAGGGGGCCGGGACCACCGCATGTTATGGCAGGACGCCGGGGTCATCACGCAGCGCGCAAGAAGGGCGACCCCGGCCGCCGGGGGGCGAAGGCTGCGAACTCACTCGCCCTGCTGGCGGAGGTACCGACCAAAGTGCGGCACGGTGAACGACACGCTGCCTCGCTCCGCCGAGTAGACCAGCCCCTTCTTGAGCAGGCCGTCGCGCACCGGCGACAGGCTCGCCGGCTTTCGGCCGAGGGCCGTGGCCACGGCAGAGGTCGATACCGGCCCGTCGGCGGACTCACCTCCCAGTTCGGCCATGGTCCGCATGTACTCGCGCTCGGCCGGGGTCGCACGCTCGTAGCGGCTGCCGAAGAACCCGACCGCGAGCTCCCGCTCCGCCTCGGGAAGTCCGACGCGAACGTCCGCCGCGGTGATGGGGGAGCTCGGCGCCACGTCCCACGCCGCTTTCCCGTAGGCCTGCACGAAGTAGGGGTAGCCCTCCGTGGCGGCGTACAGGGCGTCGAGCGCGTCCTCGGAGTACTCGACGTCCTCGTCAGCAGCGGGCGCGACGAGCGCTCGGTCCGCCGCGTCCCGGTCGAGCCGGTCGATGCGCGCGTAGCGGAACAAGCGCTCGGAGTAGGACTTGCTCGCACTGAGCACCGCCGGAAGGTGCGGCAGCCCCGCCCCCACCACCACCAGCGGGCCGCCGGTCTGGCTCAGCTCGTGGCACGCTCCGCACAGCGCGTCGACGTCCCCGCCCGGCAGGTCCTGCATCTCGTCGATGAACAGGGCGATGCCGGTGCCCACGTCGCCGGCCACGGCCGCGGCGTCACCCAGCAGCTCCACCAGGTCGATCTCGAGATCGCCGGTGTCGGCTCGCCCCCGCGCCGCCAGCCCGTCGATCCCCGGGTGCCACTTGCCGTTGCCGCTCTTGAGCGCGAACGCCTTGAGGACCGACAGGAACTCCTCGACCCGGTCGGGTGAACGGTGACGGGGAGCGATCTCGCGAACCGCCATGAAGAGCGCGCTCGACAACTGCCCGCGCATCGACTGGCCCGGCCGCGCCTCGATCTTGCCCGTGCCCCACAGCCGCTGCAGGGCAGCGCTGCGCAGCGTGTTGAGCAGGACGGTCTTGCCCACGCCGCGCAGCCCGACCAGCACGAGGCTGCGCTCCGGCCGGCCGCGGGCGACGCGCTCGAGCACCACGTCGAACACGTCGAGCTCTCGATCGCGCCCGGCGAGCTCGGGCGGCCGCTGACCGGCTCCAGGGGCGTACGGGTTGCGGACCGGGTCCATGTCGAGGACTGTATAAGTGTTTCTAGTTGCCGAGCTAGAGGGCCAGCGCTCGACCGGTGGGGCACCGGGGCAACGGTCGTACCCCTCGCCGGGCGATCACGGCACTTACCCTGTCCCCTCGTGTCGACCCGACCCCGCGACGGCTACGTCCCCGGAGTGCACGCCGCGCGAGCAATCGCGGTCGTGCTGGTGCTGCTCGCCCACGTCATCGGGCTGTGGACGGCCACCCAGGGCGGGGTGATCTGGAAGCCCTGGTCCGCGTACCTCGAGCTCTTCGTCGAGACCCTGCATGTGGACCACCAGAACGGCGGCCACGCCGGGCTGCTGCTCTTCTTCCTGGTCAGCGGCTTCATCGTCTCCCAGGCGGGGGAGCGCGAGGACCGCATCACGTTCTTCGTGAAGCGGGCTGCGCGGCTGCTGCCGGCCATGACCCTAGCCGTCCTCTTCGGCCTGTGGGTCGCTCGGCACGGGGAGGCCAAGGGCTGGTACCCGATGTTCGGATTCGTCTCGGGCAACGCGCACTTCCCCCACGTCGCCGTGGAGGCCGTCGGGTTCGGCGTGCTCTTCGGCGGGCTCAGCGTCCTGTTCGTGCTGTGGTCCCTGCACGTGGAGTACGCGTGGTACTTCCTGCTCGGCGCCTTTCCTCCCGCTGGCGCGGCGCTGGCCGGTCGGGATCACCGTCGCCCTCACCGCTGCGGTCAGCGCCCTGGGGCTCTTCGTCGAGGACCGGACATTCGGGCCCGCGTCTCCCAACGTCTCCCTCGTGCCGTACCTGCTCGTCATCCTGCTGGGCCGGTGGGTCTACCTGTGGCACTCCGACCGGCTCGCGACGCTGCCGGCCGTCGGGGCAGGCGTGGCCGTGCTCGTCCTCTACACCTTGTCCCAGAGGCACTTCGTCGGCGCCGACGCCTACTCGGGCGCCTACCCGCGCTGGCTGGCGGCCCTGTGGGCGACCGTCCTGTTCCTCGCACTGCTGCGGTTCGTCACGTCCGGCCCGTGGCGCCCGATCGCTTTCGTCGCAGACATCAGCTACGGCCTCTACCTCTTCCACATCCCCGTGATGTGGGTGGTGCTGCCGATCGTGTCGCCGAACGGCACACGGCTGACCCTCGGGTTCACGTGCACAGCCGCGGCCCTCGTCCTGGTCGCCTGGGCGTCCGAGCGGTTCGTCGAGCGGCCGGTGCGCCGGGGTGCGCGGGCGACGCTGGCGCGGTGGCACGGCCGGAAGGGCGTCGACCGGGTCGCAGTGCCGTCGCTCCGGGGAGCCTGACGGGAGGGCAGGCCGCTCCCGTCAGGCTCCCGGGGCACGCAAGCGGGTCACAGCCGGGCGGAGTCCACGTTGTCGAGGAACCAGCGGTACGTGCTCGCGATGCCGTCGCGCAGACCGATCTCCGCCTTCCAGCCGAGGGCGTTGATCCGGGACACGTCGAGCAGCTTGCGCGGCGTGCCGTCGGGCTTGGTGGTGTCGAAGACGATCTCCCCGTCGAAGCCGACCACGTCGGCCACCGTCTCGGCGAGCTCGCGGATCGTGACGTCCTCCCCGACGCCGATGTTGATCGGGGCCGGCTCGTCGTAGCGCTCGAGCAGCGTGAGGACCGCGCGGGACAGGTCGTCGGTGTGCAGGAACTCCCGGCGCGGGGTCCCCGTCCCCCAGACGACGTACTCCTTGTCCCCCCGCTGCTTGGCCTCGTGCACCTTGCGGATCAGCGCGGGCAGCACGTGGGAGTTCTGCAGGTCGAAGTTGTCGCCGGGGCCGTAGAGGTTGGTGGGCATCGCCGACACGTAGGGCAGCGAGTGCTGCCGCCGCAATGCCTGCACCTGGAGGACGCCCGCGATCTTCGCGATCGCGTAGGCGTCGTTCGTGGGCTCCAGCAGCCCCGTCAGCAGCGAGTCCTCGCGGATGGGCTGCTCGGCGAACTTCGGGTAGATGCAGCTGGACCCGAGGAAGAGCAGCTTGCGCACGCCGACGCGCGCGGCGGCGTCGAGCACGTTGACCTGGATGCGGACGTTGTCGCTCAGGAAGTCCGCGGGGTAGGTGTTGTTCGCGACGATGCCGCCGACCTTCGCGGCCGCGAGGACCACGTAGTCGGGGCGCTGGTCGTCGAAGAAGGCGTCGACGGCCCCCCGGTCGCGCAGGTCCAGCTCCTTGGAGCTGCGGCTGACCACGTCGCTGAAGCCCTCGGCGACCAGGTGGCGGTAGATCGCGGAGCCGACGAGGCCGCGATGCCCCGCGACGTAGATGCGCGCACTGCGGGGCAGCGTGGACTGGACCGCCGGTTCCATCAACTGTCTCCTCCGCATCGACCTGTGCATGCGCGACAACAGCACCCGCGCACGTATTCTTTCCAGCGTACTGGCGGCAGCGCCCCGCGTCCGCGGTTGTGCGGGGCCTCCGGGCAACGCTCAGGCCGTGGACCGTGCGCCGGTCGCCGTTCCGTCGCCACCGGGAGGGACATGCTCCAGCGGGGGGCCGCGACCGCGCCCGACGAGCCGACGACCGCGCGGGAGGAGCCGCTCCCGAGCGAGCCCGGGTCGGCACCCAGAGCCGGCTTGCTCCCGCGGCTGGCCTACGCGGGCCTCATCGCGCTGTCCCTGCTGACCGTGACGGTCCGACCGGTCACCGAGCTGCTGCATCTGCCCCATGCGCTGGTCAACCTGGACGCCGTCCTCGTCCCACCGCTCGCCGCCGTGGCTCTTGCCCTCTCCCTGCGCACCTGGCGTACGACGGGCCGGTTCGGACGCGCGCTGACCGTTGTCGTGCTCGTCGCCTGCGCCGCCGCTGCCAGTTCCTGGGTGCTCGGCAGCCCGCACAACTGGGCCGGTTTCGGGCTGGCGTACTCCTCAGTCCTGCTCTTCCCCCTGGCGCTCTACGTCGCGTTCCACGCCGCTCGCCACGTCGGTGGCCGCGCCGACGTCATGGCCCTGCGGGTGATGGTGCTGCTGCAGATCGTCGTCTGCCTCGTGCAGTACGTGGAGAACGACGTGGCGGCGAAAGCCCCCTTCGCGGCTGACCTGGTCGACGGTACGACCTCGCACAATTTCTGGCCCGCCTTCGCGATGCCGGCTGCGCTCGTCCTCGCCCTCGTCGAGCGGCATCGCTACCGCTATCTCTGGCTGGTCAGCGTCTCCATCCTCGCGGTCTACTCCGAGGCCAAGACCGCCCTGCTGCTCTGGTTGCCCGCGGCGCTCGCCCTCCTCCCGCTGGCCGCCCTCGTGCGCGCCCGCGCTGCACGCCGCACCCGCCGCGAGCCTCGACCGGTCACCGCGGAGCGCTTGTCCGAATGGGCCGTGGGAGTCGCTGCGGTCGCCGTGATCGCGGCCGGCCTCGTGTGGAACCCCTCCGTGCAGGGCACCTGGGACGTCTTCGTGGGTCACGCCAACGAGATCGAGCAGTTCAGTGCCGGCAAGGAGACGCCCGAGACCGCCGGCTACCCCACCCTTCGCGACGCCGCGACCGCGGTTCGGGAGGGCACGACCGAGTCGCCGACGAGCTTCCTGTTCGGCCTCGGCCCGGGCAACTCGGTCAGTCACGCCGCCCAGGTGCTGGCGCAAGGACCGGCGAGCGGCGTGGGGCTGCCCGCGCCTTCGGACCTCGCCGTGCAGCTGGTCGGCAGGGAGTCCCGGCTCCAGTTCGAGGACGCGCAGAGCAGTCTGCTCGGCCTGTGGGGGGACCTGGGAGCAACCGGGACCCTCGCCTACGCCGGTGCCCTCGCACTCGCCGTACTGGGCCTCCTGGGCACCGTGCGTCGATCGGCCCTGCGCCTTCCACTGAGGGCTGCCGTCCTGGTACTCGCGGGAGGCGTGGTCGCCGTCGGCCTGCCGCTGGACTGGCAGGAGCAGGCCGGTGTCGTCCTGCCCCTCGCGCTGTCCATCGTGGTTGCGTGCCGCACGCGCGACCCGCAGCCTGCCGCCACCGTCGCAGTGGCCGGCGCCTCGGGCGAGCCGGGCGAGAACCATCCCGGACCCCGGTAGCCTCGGCCGGATGCGTGTCCTCGTCGCCCACAACTACTACCGATCGGCGATACCGTCGGGCGAGAACCGGGTCGTGGACCTCGAGATCGGGGCGCTCCGAGCCGCAGGGCACGACGTCGTCACCTACCTGCGCTCGAGTGACGAGATCCCTGGGATGGCCCCTGCCGAGAAGGTGCGCGCCGCCGTGTCGCCCGTCAGCTCCCCCCGCGCGGCCGCGGACGTCCGCCACTTGCTGGCCGAGTCGCCCGTCGACGTGATGCACCTGCACAACCCGTACCCCTTGATCTCCTTGGACGTGGTCCGCGCGGCCCGGGCGGCAGGCGTGCCCGTGGTGCAGACGGTGCACAACCACCGGCACACGTGCATGAAGGGCACGTACCAGCGCGAGGGGCACGACTGTCGGGACTGTCTGACCCACCGCTCGCCCTGGCCCGGGGTGCATCACGCGTGTTACCGCGACTCCAGGGCGCAGAGCGCGGTGATGGCGGCAGCCCTGCTACGGCACCGCTCGACATATCAGCTCATCGACCGTTTCATCGCGCTCACCCCCGAGATCGAGGCCAGCCTGCTGGCGAGCGGCTTCCCGGCCTCCCGGATCACAATCAAGCCGAATTCCGTACCCGACCCCGGCCCGGCGAGCTCGCTGGGCGAGGGCTTCGCCTTCGTTGGGCGGCTCTCGGAGGAGAAGGGGGTGCTGGCGCTGATCGAGGCCTGGTCCCGCTTCGAGCCAGGCAGCCTCGGTAGGTTGCGCATCGCCGGCGACGGCCCCGCTCGGGACGAGGTCGACCGGCTCGCCGCGAGCAGACCGGACATCGACGTGCTGGGCCGTGTCGAGCCGGACGCGGTCGCGGACCTCCTGGCGACCAGCGCGGCGCTCGCGGTTCCCTCGCTGTGGGCCGAGGCGCTCCCGCTGGTCGTCCTCGAGGCACTGGCCGCCGGTCGTGCCCTGCTCGTCACCGACATGGGTGGCCTGCCGGGAGTCGTCGACGACGAGGTGGGCCTCGTGGTGCCACCGTCGGTGGACGGCTTGGCTGACGGGCTCGTGGCGCTGGCACGCGATCGGGAGGGGCTCACTCGGCGAGGTGCGGCCGCTCGGGCCCGCTACCTGACGAGGTACCACCCGAGCGTCGTGACCGAGAGCCTGGTCGCCGTGTACACGGCAGCGCGGAACGAGCGCTCGTGACCGTCCACGCCGCTGCCCGCCCGCAGGGCGGCCGGCATGCCCGCCGCCCCGGCCCCCCGCCGCTGCTCGTGCCCGGCACGATCGTGGTGACCTGGCTGCTCGCGTTCGGCCGATGGGGCAGCTACCTGGGCCTGGACTCCCGGTCCGTCTACGTCACCGACTGTCTCCTTGTGCTCGGAGCGGTCTGGCTCGTGGCCCGCCATCACCCGGCCCTGCGCTCGTCTGCGGCCGCTTGGCGGGTGCTCCTGCCCGTGCTCGCCCTCATGGGGTGGGCCCTCATCCGACTGCTCGGGAGCGAGGGCCTGGATCGCGACGTGCTGCGCGACGTCGCACCCTTCGTGTACGCGGGGATCGCCCTGGCAGCCGTCGTGCAGGCCGACCGCGCCGCGTGGCGGCGCTCCGCGGCCGTGCTCGGCGGCGGACTGTTCGTGCACGCAGCCTGGGTCACCATCGCCTTCTACCGCCCGGAGACCCTCCGCCCCTGGACGACCACCCTTGGCGAGCGCACCAACACGTTCGAGATCCGCTCCGACTTCGACGGGGCAGTGCTCGCGCTGCTGGCTGCCCTGGGCCTGCACCTGCTGCTCTCGCACGGCTCCCCGTGGCGGCGCCTGCTCGGGCTCGTCCTGCTGCTGTGGCCGTCGTTCGTCATCTTCGAGATCGGCAACCGCGGGGCCCTGCTCTCCCTGATCACGGTCCTGCTGGTCGTCCTGGTGATGAACCTGCACGTGCTCGGACGCATCCCACCTCGCGTGCTCGTGCCCGCCGTGCTGGCGCTCGTCGCGGCGGCCGCGGTCGTCGTCCCGAGCACGAACGTCTACCAGCGGCTCACCGGTGGCGACGCCGAGTCCCGCAACAGCTCCGCCGGCACCACCTCTGCCCGCGAGCTCGCGTGGCGCGACGTGCTCGACTACACCTCCGCGGAGCCCGCCCGCTTGGTCGCGGGCGTCGGGTTCGGACCGGACTTTCTCGTGAAGTCCGGCGCCCGCGTCCACTTCGGCGGGTTCTACACCGACGTGCGCGCCGCCCACAACTCCCTGATCAACACGTACGCCCGCCTCGGCCTCGTGGGCATCGGGCTGCTCGCCTGGGTACTCGTGCAGGCCGGCCGCGGGGCCTGGCGGCTGCTACGGGCGTCGACCACCGACACCC is part of the Motilibacter aurantiacus genome and harbors:
- a CDS encoding GDP-L-fucose synthase family protein, yielding MEPAVQSTLPRSARIYVAGHRGLVGSAIYRHLVAEGFSDVVSRSSKELDLRDRGAVDAFFDDQRPDYVVLAAAKVGGIVANNTYPADFLSDNVRIQVNVLDAAARVGVRKLLFLGSSCIYPKFAEQPIREDSLLTGLLEPTNDAYAIAKIAGVLQVQALRRQHSLPYVSAMPTNLYGPGDNFDLQNSHVLPALIRKVHEAKQRGDKEYVVWGTGTPRREFLHTDDLSRAVLTLLERYDEPAPINIGVGEDVTIRELAETVADVVGFDGEIVFDTTKPDGTPRKLLDVSRINALGWKAEIGLRDGIASTYRWFLDNVDSARL
- a CDS encoding O-antigen ligase family protein, translated to MTVHAAARPQGGRHARRPGPPPLLVPGTIVVTWLLAFGRWGSYLGLDSRSVYVTDCLLVLGAVWLVARHHPALRSSAAAWRVLLPVLALMGWALIRLLGSEGLDRDVLRDVAPFVYAGIALAAVVQADRAAWRRSAAVLGGGLFVHAAWVTIAFYRPETLRPWTTTLGERTNTFEIRSDFDGAVLALLAALGLHLLLSHGSPWRRLLGLVLLLWPSFVIFEIGNRGALLSLITVLLVVLVMNLHVLGRIPPRVLVPAVLALVAAAAVVVPSTNVYQRLTGGDAESRNSSAGTTSARELAWRDVLDYTSAEPARLVAGVGFGPDFLVKSGARVHFGGFYTDVRAAHNSLINTYARLGLVGIGLLAWVLVQAGRGAWRLLRASTTDTPSVLLVTIPASLLVASLVGVILESPFGAVPIFWAVGRLCVELTGPRRA
- a CDS encoding acyltransferase family protein gives rise to the protein MARRWPVGITVALTAAVSALGLFVEDRTFGPASPNVSLVPYLLVILLGRWVYLWHSDRLATLPAVGAGVAVLVLYTLSQRHFVGADAYSGAYPRWLAALWATVLFLALLRFVTSGPWRPIAFVADISYGLYLFHIPVMWVVLPIVSPNGTRLTLGFTCTAAALVLVAWASERFVERPVRRGARATLARWHGRKGVDRVAVPSLRGA
- a CDS encoding ATP-binding protein, producing the protein MDPVRNPYAPGAGQRPPELAGRDRELDVFDVVLERVARGRPERSLVLVGLRGVGKTVLLNTLRSAALQRLWGTGKIEARPGQSMRGQLSSALFMAVREIAPRHRSPDRVEEFLSVLKAFALKSGNGKWHPGIDGLAARGRADTGDLEIDLVELLGDAAAVAGDVGTGIALFIDEMQDLPGGDVDALCGACHELSQTGGPLVVVGAGLPHLPAVLSASKSYSERLFRYARIDRLDRDAADRALVAPAADEDVEYSEDALDALYAATEGYPYFVQAYGKAAWDVAPSSPITAADVRVGLPEAERELAVGFFGSRYERATPAEREYMRTMAELGGESADGPVSTSAVATALGRKPASLSPVRDGLLKKGLVYSAERGSVSFTVPHFGRYLRQQGE
- a CDS encoding glycosyltransferase family 2 protein; amino-acid sequence: MKLSILMPVYNEERTLAHALERVLAVDYGCDMELVIVNDGSVDGTGKILDGITDPRVTRHDHAQNAGKGAAIRTAAGLATGDYVIMCDADLEYAPEEIPGLLRPVLDNEASVVYGTRSFGSHTAFSFWYVMGNKGVTMAANVLYDAWISDLETCFKLLPLDLYRALDVRSAGFGMEAELTGKLLKSGVRPYEVPISYKARRREEGKKLTWKDGVEALWILGRLRVTYRPPAPVEQALAGRAV
- a CDS encoding glycosyltransferase family 39 protein, with protein sequence MMQALLGTLLVLTGCLALWVAGAALARSLREGLVLAVAAGAVVVAVGTELLSLVNGLRPLPVAALWALVILVSGTIAWRRRGQLTRLARRSLGAARSARRVAMGMALAAVALAGSTLVVSIAAPPNNWDSMTYHMPRVAHWAAQGNLDYWSTGIDRQLWTTPLSEYGILHLVLASGTDRSANLVQWVCFLCAAMLASLIARQLGLGGRGQAIAALVVMTTPMALAQAPTTQNDLVVGVIVLAIVSICLRRPRQQVWADGLVLAVLGAASFMAKPTALIVAPFGLLWVWRQLRLSPARLVPVGLMIVVAFAVMAGPFLARNTAEFDRPLGPSEYQTTVRSPGLVPTVENAVRLIGVNVGTPRPGLNGRISRAIREGMTKVGLDPDDPRTTYPGTRFDVPFGRSEDITGNALLLILTTTAGAVTLLRRDLRAKAGVYVGLLTAATVTFCVVLTWQPWINRLALPLALLSAPVVAVAAIGVLPRWPRRVLVAALVAASLPWAINIQVRSLVGSASVLQGDDTAERFYARPPLFQPYVTTLAQLRKSGQSRFGLVQALDDWEYPWWALQPAGPAGNPAMMPVDITDTPATAWEDAGFEVVVCTRPCTPPTGWTARDMGAGVTLVSR
- a CDS encoding class I SAM-dependent methyltransferase codes for the protein MSEFQTLILEDLSSAHNYRAWLAGLAQPYLGDDALEIGSGNGDYAEEWIRSGLPRITVSEADPSRLAMLSERFAGNQRVTVRELQAPVVDTAMHTAVVALNVLEHIEDDTAALRSFAGLVRPGGNLVFIVPAFNFAMSRFDVSIGHYRRYTIRMMNDALTAAGLEPVQVRYVNPVGLVAWLVMMKALRGRPKAGLPLRVYDGAMVPLLRKAEQRFRPPFGQSVFAVARRPLEP
- a CDS encoding glycosyltransferase family 4 protein; amino-acid sequence: MRVLVAHNYYRSAIPSGENRVVDLEIGALRAAGHDVVTYLRSSDEIPGMAPAEKVRAAVSPVSSPRAAADVRHLLAESPVDVMHLHNPYPLISLDVVRAARAAGVPVVQTVHNHRHTCMKGTYQREGHDCRDCLTHRSPWPGVHHACYRDSRAQSAVMAAALLRHRSTYQLIDRFIALTPEIEASLLASGFPASRITIKPNSVPDPGPASSLGEGFAFVGRLSEEKGVLALIEAWSRFEPGSLGRLRIAGDGPARDEVDRLAASRPDIDVLGRVEPDAVADLLATSAALAVPSLWAEALPLVVLEALAAGRALLVTDMGGLPGVVDDEVGLVVPPSVDGLADGLVALARDREGLTRRGAAARARYLTRYHPSVVTESLVAVYTAARNERS